The DNA window CTGAAGTATTGGTTCTCTGTCTTGATGATGCGAATGATAATATGTTCATTGCTGATCTTGTTCGTGAACACTATCCGACCGTTAAAATTTTTGTAAGGGCAAAAAATAGAATTGATGCGTACAGTTACCTAAACAACGGTATTGATAATATCTACCGTGAAACATTAGGCACAGCCGTAGATATGGCTATTGATGTTCTTCATGAAACAGGTATGAGAAAATATGCAGCAAGACGACTTGGTCAAAGATTTATGGCTATTGATAAAGCCTCTATAAGAAGACTGGCGAAAATAAAAGAAGAAGATGAAATACTCCTTTTTACCACAAAAGAACTCCTCCAAAGAGAGGAGGAGCTATTGGCATTTGATAATCTTAGTTTTGATAATAAAGATTGGGAAGGCTCTACAACTGTTGAAGAAGAAGAAGAAGATCCTGAAAATTAACTCCCTTAGTGTATGTTTACACTTCCGCCACTGCTTTCCTCTTTGTTTACAGCAGTAACATTCCCTTTTTTATGTACATCAATACTTCCACCTGAAGAAGCGTTAGCATCAATTTTTGATGTTACACTTATTTCAACATTTGCTCCACTTGAAGCTTCAGCTTTTACATTGTCTGCAACAACATTCTCAGCAGAAATACTACTTCCTGAAGAGGAAGTAATCGTGGCATTTTTAGATTTTCCGGATATTGAAATACTTGCCGCAGAAGAGGCGTCAACATCTAAGTCAACAGCCCAGATTTTACCTTCAAAGCTACTGCTGCTACCAGCAGAAATTTCAAAATCATTAGCTTCCAGGTCTCCGGTAATACTTCCGGCACTGGATATTTCTATATCTGTCTTTTCCTGAACAAACTTATCTTTAACTGTAATTTTTCCCGCAGAATTTGCTGCAAGCTTAGTAAAGTCTTTAGTGTAAATTTTTGCAGTTACATTACTTGAATTCATTACTCTGATTCCTGGCTTATAATGAATATGAAGTTTTCCCCCACTATTATCTACAAGAATTTCATTAATAATATTTTCAGGTGCTGAAATAACTACTCTTTCTGTTTCAGATTTTATAATTTGTGCATCAATAGCCTGAGAAACCTCTATTTCATCAAAGTCACCTTTAAATTCCTTTTCCCTTGTAGGTCCGTGATCTTTGTCTGTTACAGTAGACACCCAATCACTTTTTTCTTTGTATTTTCTATCATGTTTTTCATTACACGAGGCTAATACCACGAAAGCTGAAAAGATAAAAAGAGTCGTTTTTTTCATATGTATCAATTTTATAAATTAAGTTTAAGTATTCTATATTAATAACAACTAATGTATAAAAAATATTACAACCGTCTGGATAATTATATTCATTTTCCAAATTAGAAGCACTGCCAATTCCCATCAAAACAGATTTTCCTGCACACTCTTTTTAATCTTTTCAATAAAGACTTTCGTGTCAATACATTAGTTTTTAATATCTTTATCCTTCAATAATAACTAATTTTATGAAAAATATTTCATCGGTATTATTAATTTCTGCTTTGGCATTTAACTACTCTTGTACAACAATGAAAAAAACCGATACTCAACAGGAAATTCCTGTCCCAGATTCTTCTCTTTCGTCAAACCCTTTTATGAAGAAAAGCAAACTTCAGTATGAGGCTCCCGAATTTGATAAAATTAAAAATGAAGATTTTAAACCGGCTTTTGATTTCGGATTAAAACAGCACGATGCTGAAATCGTTACAATTGCTAACAACTCAGCAGCACCTACTTTTGAAAACACGGTCGTTGCTTTAGAAAAGAGCGGCGAAGTTTTAAAAAGAGCATTGACTGTATTTTCAAACTTAACAGGTGCAAATACAAACCCCACATTACAAGCTTTAGATGAGGAATATGCTCCAATTCTGGCAGCTCATTCTGATAAAATGTATCTTAATGATAATCTTTATAAAAGGATAAAGGCCATTAAAGAAGGTGGCTTAGATTCTGAAAGTAAAAGATTATTACAATTCTATAAGCAGAATTTTGAAATTGCAGGTGCTAATCTTTCTGCTGCAGATAAAGAGAAATTAAAGCAAGTAAACCAAGAGCTAGCCTCACTTTCTACTCAATATTCAAATAAATTGTTAGAAGCTAGAAAGCAAGGTGGTGTTTTCTTTTCAGACGCTAAAGAACTTGATGGGCTTTCTCCTGATGAAATTGAAGCGGCAGCAACAGATGCAAAAACAGCAGGACAACCTGGAAAATATCTGTTAGCTTTACAAAATACCACTCAACAACCTTTATTACAAAACCTAAAAAACAGAGCTACCAGAGAAAAGCTTTTTAAAGCTTCATGGTTAAGAGCTGAAAAAGGAGATGCCAATGATACGAGAGAGACAATTGAAAAACTTGCTAAATTAAGACTTAAAAAAGCCCAGATCTTAGGTAAAAAGAGCTTCGCAGAATGGAAACTGCAGGATCAGATGGCAAAGACTCCTGAAGCAGCTACCAAATTAATGAATCAGATTGCAACTCCTGCTGTAGAAACAGCAAGACGAGAGGCAAAAGATATCCAGGATTTAATTGATCAACAAAAAGGGGGTTTCAAAGTAGAGCCCTGGGACTGGACTTTCTATGCTGAACAGGTAAGAAAGGCAAAATTTGATCTAGATGAAAACCAGATCAAACCCTATTTTGAAGTAACAACTGTTTTAGAAAAAGGAGTTTTCTATGCTGCCGAAAAATTCTATGGTCTTACTTTCAAAAAAAGAACAGATCTTCCAACCTATCATCCTGACGTTGTAACTTATGAAGTTTTCGACCATGACGGAAAATCAATTGCCATTTATTATTTAGATTTCTATACCAGAGATTCTAAAAATGGTGGTGCATGGATGAGTAATTTTGTTGAACAGTCTTACCTCTTGGGAACAAAACCAGTCATTGTCAATTGCTATAACTATCAAAAACCAGCTCCTGGAAAACCATCTTTAATTAGTTATGATGATGTTTCCACTATGTTTCATGAGTTTGGCCACTCTATTCACGGAATGTTTGCAAGTCAAAAATATCCTTCTCTTTCAGGAACTAATGTACCAAGAGATTTTGTAGAGTTTCCTTCACAGATTAATGAGCATTGGGCATTAGATCCTATTATTCTAAAAAACTATGCACTTCATTATGAAACTAAACAGCCTATACCACAAGCATTAGTTGATAAGATAAAAAAAGCTGGAACTTTCAATCAAGGTTATATGACAACAGAATTGGTTTCTGCGGCAGAACTTGATATGGATTGGCATACTGTAACGAATGAAAGCCAGTTGATCCCAGTTCTCGATTTTGAAAAACAATCTTTAGAAAAACATGGATTTAACTTGGCAACCGTTCCGCCAAGATACCATACCCCTTATTTTGCACATATTTGGGGTGGTGGATATTCAGCAGGATATTATGCTTACTTATGGTCTGAAACACTAGATAATGATGCTTGGGAATGGATTGAGAATAATGGTGGATTAACAAGAGAAAACGGAGACCGTTTCAGAAAATACATTCTTTCTGTAGGAAACTCTGTAGATTTGAATCAGGCATTTAGAGATTTTACAGGACATGATCCGGATATTAAACCTTTATTGAGAAACAGAGGGTTTATAAAATAAATTTTTAGAGCATTCATTAAGTTGGATGCTTTTTTTGTTTTTAAACATACATGGTCCAAATAAATTCACGTATAAGCACAGAAATTATACCATTGATTCAAATGAAATTTTAATTAATAGAACAAAAACTGTGGTATTTGTGATAAAAATTCGTGATTTTTGTGTTTTAAAAAATAAATAAATGAATTGTCCCTGTTGCTCTGGAAAATCATATGAACAATGTTGTAAGCCTTATCATACAGGAGAAAAACATGCTCCAACAGCAGAAGCTTTAATGCGTTCCCGATTTTCAGCATTTGCTATTCCTAATGGAGAATATTTAATGGAAACCACTCCACCTGGAAAGCGCAAGTTGCATAACAAAAAAGATTTGCAGGAATGGTGTGAAATTAATGAATGGACAAAATTAGAAATTGTCCAAACTCCAGCTTTAAATCATGTTGAATTTAAGGCTTATTATACAGATCAGGATGGAAACCCACAAGTTCATCATGAGTTTTCTGTTTTTCAGAAAATGCATGACCGCTGGTATTATGTTTCTGGAAAATTTTTAGATTAAAATAATCATCAACAATATTGATATTAAAAAAAATGTCCGAAAAAATCGGACATTTCTATTATTTTTTAGTGAGCATCTGTTCCGTCAATTCCATGAGGATGACCATGTGCTAATTCTTCTTCTGTAGCGGGACGTGTGTTTAAAATTTCCACCTGGAAATCTAAAACTTTTCCAGCCATCGGATGGTTAAGGTCAGCTATTACAACTTCTGGCGTTACTTCAACTACCAATGCTTGAAAATTATTCCCTTGATTATCAGACAAAGGCAAAATAGCTCCAACAGGTGGAAGACCAGATTCATTAAACATATCAACTGGTAATTGTGCTATAGCATCCGGTTGTCTGTCACCATAGGCTTCTTCAGGCAGAATAGTAAAAGCTGCTTTATCACCCGCTTTTAAACCAAGGATATTTTGCTCAAACTTTGGGATCATCATTCCTACACCGTGCAAAAATGTAAGTGGATTTTCTGCTGTTGTTTCTTCTACAAGAATCTTACTTCCATCCTCTTCGATTGTGTGAAGTATGTAACTTACAGCTACAACATGATTGTTTTCGATTGTCATATTTTTTCTTTTTTTCGTGAGTCTTTTTTCACGATTAACGGTGCAAATATACTATTTTGATTTATTTAGAGAAGAAATACGAAAAGAGTATTAAAGCAATATCAGATCTTCTACTTTCTATTCTTTGTTTCATTCCTTTTTTTCTGTCTCAACATAAAGAGATACAGACTTTCAACTTTTGTTCTTGCCCAATCGGTTTTACGTAAAAATTTCAACGAAGAATTAATACTTGGATTATCCGTAAAACATTTAATATTAATCTGCTCTCCTAACTTTTCAAATCCTTCATAATATTCAACTAACTCCTCTAGCATAGCATCAAGCCTTTTGCCGTGTAAGGGATCTGGAGATTTTTCGTGCATCTTTTTTTTGTAAAAATAAGAATAAGACTTTAAAATTCTTTAAAATTTAAATAAGTATGCTAAACCACTTCTTGATACTCCGTTTTGTAATCGAAGTGATGATGGCCATTCCGTCAGTTCGAGTGAAATTATTTGAAATGAAATGGAAAATAATTTTGTATCGAGAACTTTTCACTATTTTTAATTATGCAAAGTTCATTTGTCTACATATTACTATGTTCTGATAATACTTATTACACCGGTGTAACAGAAAACGTTTACAAACGTTTTGAAGAACATCAGAATGGAAAACACTTCGACTCATACACGTACGGAAGAAGACCTTTGGACTTAGTTTACTACTGCCATTTTATGGATATCACACAAGCATTCACTTTTGAAAAGAAAATAAAAAAATGGTCGAGGGCTAAAAAACAGGCTCTTATCGAAGACCGTTTTAATGACTTACCTAATCTGGCAAAGAAAAATTTTACGAAATAATGAGAGAGATCACTTTTGCAATAGATCATTAATAGAGGTTTGAAAAACCACTTCTCGATACATTCTACTTCGTTTCATACTCGAAGTGACGACAGTCATTCCGTCAGTTCGAGTGAAATTATTTGAAATGAAATGGAAAATAATTTTGTATCGAGAACCTTCTACTACGAAGTACGATAAACCATTTCTTGATACGCTCCATTCCGTTTCATATGAAGTGACAATTGTTATAATTAACCACACCTAATAGCTCAATCTATTATTAGGTTAGCGAAATTACCATCTAAATTTCACTTTCCCTTTTTTGTTTCTTACATTTGAGTTATGAAAATTCTGCATACTGCCGACTGGCATTTAGGGAAACGTCTGGATCGGTTTTCACGTCTGGAAGAACAGGTTCAGGTTATGAATGAAATTGTTCAAATAGCCGACGTACAAAAGGTAGATCTGATTATTGTAGCCGGGGACCTGTTTGATAACTTCAACCCTAGAGTTGATGCCATTGAGTTGTTTTATAAAACGTTAAAACGTTTATCATTAAATGGGAAGCGTCCTGTTATAGCTATTTCGGGAAATCATGATGCTCCAAGTTTAATTGATGCTCCCGATCCACTTGCCAGAGAATGTGGAATTATTTTAATTGGTCATCCAAAAGCTAAGATTAACCCATTTGAACTGGAAAATTTTACGATTTCAAATTCGGTTGAAGGATTGATCGAGTTACAACTTAATGGTTTAGATTTCCCAATACGAATTTTACATACTCCTTATGCAAACGAGGTCCGATTAAAGGAATATTTTGGAGAGAATAAAGAGGAAGAACTTAATAAAGTTCTAGCTGAAAACTGGAAAAAGCTTGCTGATGAATTTTGTGACACCAATGGCGTCAATATTTTAACAGCTCATTTATATATGAATAAAAGAGGCACAGAACTCATTGAAGAGCCTGAAGGTGAAAAGCCTATTAAAATTGGAGCTGCAGACCTTATTTATTCCGATATTATCCCTGATCAAATTCAATATACTGCTTTGGGACATCTTCACAGTTTTCAGAATATTGGAACAAAAGAAAAACCGGTTGTATATTCTTCTTCACCCCTATGTTATAGCTTCAGTGAAGCTGGACAAACAAAATATGTCAATATTATCGAAGCAGAGCCCAACAAAGAGGTTTCATATGAAAGAGTAGCTCTAAAAAATGGAAAGTCTCTCATTAGAAAAACATTTGATTCTATAGAAAAAACTATTGAATGGTTACTTGAAAATCAAGATACTCTGGTTGAATTGACACTGGAAAGTGAAACATTTTTAAAAGCAGATGAAAGAAAACGTATTTACCAGTCTCACAATGGTATCGTTCACTTGATTCCGAAGGTTAAAAATCAGGATTTCAATGAAAACCATCTTCATGAAATTAATCTGAATCAGGATATTCAATCTTTATTTCAGGATTATTTTAAATCTAAAAATAATGGACAGCAACCTAATGAAGACTTAATGAAAATGTTCAATGAAATTTTAAACGCTTAATCATGATCCCAATTCAAGTAACAATAGAAGGTCTATATTCTTATCAGGAACGTCAGACTATCGATTTCAGAAACCTTACTGAGGCTGGATTGTTCGGAATCTTTGGTTCGGTTGGTTCCGGAAAATCATCTATCCTTGAAGCAATTTCTTTTGCTTTATATGGTGAAACGGAGCGTTTGAATATGCGTGACAAACGAGCTTACAATATGATGAATCTGAAATCAAACAGTTCCTATATTGAATTTGATTTCATAAACCATGAAAATAAATTATTCCGTGCAACCCGAGATTTCAAAAGAAATTCCAAAAAATTTGATGATGTAAAACCTTCCTCTGTAACTTTTTATGAAAAGAGGAATGAAAAATGGATACCACTCGACCATTCTGATGCTGAGCAAATTATAGGATTAAGTTATGCGAATTTTAAGCGTACAATTATTATTCCGCAAGGCCAGTTTAAGGAATTCCTTGAATTGGGAGCAGCAGAAAGAACGAGCATGATGAAGGAAATTTTTAATCTTCAACGGTTTGATTTACAAAACAATGTCTCGGTTTTAAATATCAGAAACAAATCTGAGCTGGATCAATTACAAGGTGAATTGAAAGGATTTGAGGAAATAAGTGCGGAACAGATTAATTCTCAAAAAGAAAATCTTACAAAAGAGCAGCAAAAATACGATCAGGTAAAAAATGAGCATCAACAAGCTTCAGAAAAATATCAGCAATTAAAAAGTCTAAAAACAGATTTTGAAAATTTACAACAAAAGAAAGAGGATTTTGAAAAGATATCTGCTGATAAATTAAAGATTGATGCTTTAGAAAAGAAAACAAATATCTATGATACTGTTTTCAGAATCTTTAATCCTTTGCTAAATGAAAAAAAGAAGCTATCACATGAAATTTCCGCAAGACAAAAAGAGCAGGAAGTCCATATAAAATATGTAGCGGAAACCGAGAAAAATTTCACTAAAATAAGAGAACAGCTTCTATCGCTCCAACCTAAATTTGATGCATTAGGACAGTCAAAAACACAAGAAAATGATTTAGGTTTGATCTTACAAATATTGAAGTTTTCGACTGAAATAAAAACACTTGAAGAAAGGACACAGAAGGGTTCTGAAAAAGTGCAGGAAGTTGAAGAAAAACAAAAGAACACTTTAAAAAAAATAAATGATCTTACTAAGGAGACAGAAGCTTTAAAACCAAAAAAAATTGAGGCTAATTTATTAATTAGTGTTGGAAATTGGTTTGTACACAAAAAAAATCTGAATGATCTCCAACACAAGCAAACCGAAAAACTAATTCATTACAAGGGATTAATCACAAAGGTTTTAGAAGACTTAAAGCCCTTTAATATCAATCCTGAAAATTTTCGAGAAGATTTTAAACTAAAAACAGATTCTTTAGAAACTGGCAGAAAAGAATTATCACAAAAGTTTGACCACCTTAAAATTCAGAATGAATTATCCCGTTTTGCCAACGAATTACATGATGGTGAATCATGTCCACTTTGCGGATCGTTAGAACATCCAAATATTGTCGGATTTCACGATGTGAATACTGAGCTCAATGATATTCAGGAAAAAATACAATCTATCGAAAATGAACTTTTAAAAATTCAAAAACAGACTTCTGAAATTGAAAAAATTCTGGATCGTAAAAAGATCTTTGAAGATCAATTACGAACAGAGCAGGAAGTTTTAAATCAGCTTCAAAAAGAGATATTAACTCATCGTCAAAATTTTATATGGGAAAATTTTAATGCTGATCAAGAAAATGACTTTGAATTAAAACGTCAACAGTCATTTACCATAGAAAAGCAGATGGAACAAATCAGTCAGCTGATTTTAAAGGAAAGAGAAATTCTTGAAAAAGAGCAGGAAACCCTAGAAAAGTATAAAAAAGCTTTGGACGAATTTAAACTGGAAGAAGCAAAAAAAGAAGAACAGATCAACACCAATCGTTCAAATTTAAAGACTTTGAATTGGAATGATTATAAGGACCAATCATATCCTGAGGTTTTCGACCTTCATCAAAAATTAGCTGAATCCAATCTTGATGTTGAAAGAAATTATCAGACTCTAACTAATCAGGAAAAAGAAACTGCGCCCAAACTGGCAGAACAAAAAACCATTGTAAATCAGCTAGCTATCAGGGTTTCAGAGCTAGAAAAAGAAATTTCTTCCAACGAAGAATCATTACAGCTCGCTTTAGCACAACAAGGTTTTACTACATTAATGGATGTTCAAAATATCTTAATAGAAGAAATCCATGTTCAGGAGAAAAGGAATCAAATCCAACAGTTCAGAATTCAGTTTGAAACATTAAAAAACGGAATTCAGGAACTAGAGGTAAAGCTTAAAGATTTCTCTTTTAACAAAGAAGAGTTTCATTCTGTTGAAGATCAATTTAAAATTATTGAAACAACATTAAAGCAAGCTAACGACACTGTTGTTAAAACTATTTCTGAAATTGACAGGCTTGAAAAAGAGTTTAAGAAAAAAGAAAGTCTTCTGAAAAATCTCAGTGAACTTCAGAAGCGATCTGAGAATTTAAAAGTGATGACCAACTTGTTTAAAGCAGCCGGTTTTGTTCAGTACGTTTCATCCATTTATCTAAGACAACTCTGCGATCACGCAAATGTACGATTCCATAAGATGACCAGAAATCAACTGAGTCTCCAACTGAATGAGAACAATGATTTTGAAATAGTTGACTACCTGAATGAGGGACGAACCCGAAGTGTAAAAACATTATCTGGAGGACAGGCATTCCAGGTATCATTAAGTTTGGCTTTAGCTTTAGCAGAAAGTGTACAGGCTACAACAAAAGCAGATAAAAATTTCTTTTTTATAGATGAAGGTTTTGGAACACAGGATGTGGAATCAGTAAATATTGTTTTTGAAACGTTGATGGGGCTCCAAAAGGAAAACAGGATCGTAGGAATTATCTCGCATGTAGAAGAACTTAAAGAAAAAATCCCCGTTTCATTGAGTATTGTAAAAGATGAAGAGCGTGGAAGTCTTATTAAGATCATTTAAATAGCATTTTTCAATCTTCAATATCATATCAAAAAAAACTCCATTGAATTGCTCAATGGAGTTTCTTTGTTTTATAAAGATTTAATGTTAGGTAATACTTCCTGACCAAATAATTCAATAGATTTCATCATCAAATTATGGTCCGGATCCCCTACATCCATGTGTCCAACAAATCTGGTAATACCAAAAATTTCCTTCATATAAGCAATCTTATCAGAAACTTCAGCAAGACTTCCAATAAATAAAGCACCATCTTTACTTCTTCCACCATCATATTGAGCTTTAGTATATGGAGCCCAACCTCTGGAAGATCCTATCCTGTCCATCTGTGACTTATAATTATTGAAATAGCCATCTACCACATTCTGGTCATCACTTACAAAAGTATGAGAATGTATGGCGATCTGCATCTCAGAAATATCGTGTCCAGCATTTTGATATTCCTGTTTATAGAATTCTATCAGGTTTCTAAACTGAATAGGCATTCCACCAATAATCGCCACGACTAATGGCATTCCTAGTTTCGCAGCACTTAAAACTGATTGCGGAGTTCCACCAACAGCTCTCCATATAGGAAGCCTTCCATCATTCTTTGCTCTTGGATAGACCGTTTGATTCTGCATCGGTGCACGAAGCTTTCCTGACCATGAAACATTCTCTTCTGAGTTTATTTTTAACAACAATTCTAACTTCTCATCAAAGAGTTGCTCATAATCATTCAGTGAATATCCATAAAGTGGAAAGGATTCAATAAAACTGCCTCTTCCTACAAATATTTCTGCTCTTCCATCAGAAATAAGGTCTAATGTTGAAAAATCTTCATAAACTTTTACTGGTTCCGATGAACTTAAAACAGTAACACCACTTGCCAGTTTAATATTTTTTGTAATGCTCGCTGCTGCTGCCAATACCATTTCAGGAGAAGAAACAGCATAATCAGGACGATGGTGTTCTCCCATTGCAAAAACGTCGATTCCAACCTCATCCATTAATTTTACCTGTTCGAGAATTTCTCTGATTTTTACTCCGGCATCTTTATATTTCCCTGTTGTCTGGTCAAAAGCTAAATCACCAAACATTCCTATTCCTAATTCCATATTGTATGTTTTTAATTTATCTCAAAATTACAGGAATCAAAAATCAAAAACATTGATCAATGGTAAGAATGGAAATCAAGATTATTAAATGAAATTACCATCCATAATCTTGACCTTTATAAAAAAACAACTGAAATAATTAGATAATACTAGGAAAAATAAATCCATGTCTTGATAATAAAAGTAGCATAGTTAATCTATGCCACTTTTATTTTTTGCTCTACTCCATTCCAGAATTCCCAGAATAAGCATTATTATTAAAAGAATAATCTGAACAAAAAAATAATTATCTCCTTTATCCAATACTTGGATACCATTCGTCAGTATTAAGAATACATATGCAATAAATGCCATTCTTTCATTTCGTTTCCACGCAATAATTGCCAACAGAAAAAATAGTATAAAACAGGAAATTTCAAAAATAATACGCCATGTGCTATCTCTTGCAAATAAAGGAGTAAGAGCTAATATGAGGACTGAAAACATTAAAGCATATTTAAATTTCATATCTTAAATTTTATTTTCCACCTCCATTTCTCACACATCCCTGATAATCACTTTCTGCATCCGAATTACAGACTACCATATGGGCGGTAGCTATACCTCCTGCAATAACTCCACCAACTCCACCAGTAAATACACCAACTAAAACTGATCCACCTATTTCTATAGCATAATCTCTCATACATCTATTAGAAGCTGTCATAAAAGCAGAATGACAATTTCTTCTACCTGTAAGGGTACCATTTTCATTATAGCCAAGCTGTTGATCTATTTCATTCGTTAGCATTTTCCTTCTTTCTCCTTCATTATATTTGGAATAAAAATCTGAGTTAGAATCTCTAAAACTCTTGCTATTATCCCTTAATTTTTCATACATAGAAATTAATTCTTTACTATGTTCAACTTTCGCAGATTTATACAATATTTCCAGCTCTTCGACTGTATTTATTCTATTTATTCCTGATTGAATTACAGAAAAGTTGGCATTCTTTTCATTGTCAAGAATACTTTTAATTTCAGACTGAATGCTGAGTTGAACGGACACATAATTAGATAAAGCTTCTGAACTTAATTTCCCATTCTTTAAAGAAACTTTTTGAGTTACGTCCGCATTAGAATCTTTTCCAGTAGATAAATCTTCATTAGAAGAACATGACTGAAAAACCAGCAGGAACATTGTTCCTACTATAAATAATTTTTTTCTCATTGTGTTGTGTTTTTGTTTGTTGTCTTCCAAAACTATAAAAGTAAGAACGTTCTTAGTGCATCATCGTATTGTATCTTTTTTGTGTTTTTACTGTACACGCGTCATGTGATTTGTACATTTTTTTTGCATATTTGTATAAAAATGCGAGATGCAAAAAGAAAAATTACGTTTGATTAGAAAGAAAAAGGGATACACTCAGCAGCAGATTGCTGATATCATTGCTACCGATGTCTCCAACTATAGTAGAAAGGAAAGTGGGGATGTGAAAATAGTACGAGCCGAATGGGAAAAAATAGCTAATTTCTTAGATGTCACCATGGAAGAGATCTATGAAGAAGATGATGCTCAAATCGTAGTTAATAACGACCATCCTGTTTTTAATGACAGTTCGGCATCTGGTATCTATCAATATAATAATAGTACAATTCCTCTTTCTATCGTTGAGAACCTTCAGGAATATATTTCTTTATTAAAAGAAGAAAATCGAAAATTAAATGAAGAAATTAAAAGCTTAAAAGGAAAAAAATAAGTCTACAATTCTTTAAGAGGATCCCAGAAAAGCTGTTTGAAGTTTTTGATTCTAAAATTCTCAACTACAACACCCTCTGCTTCAAGCTTAGGCTGAAACTCTTTTACCGATAAAGTTCCGGAACTTGAAATAACCCGATGTGCCGGAACATCTTTTGGGCAACCGCCCATGGCTTTTCCAACATGTCGGGAATGATTTGGATAACCCACTGCTTTTGCTATTGCTCCATACGAAGAAACCCGGCCTTTTGGAATAAGCCTGGTTATTTCATAAATCTGTTGCTTGAAAACCTCGTCCATATCAGGTATATTAAGATTATTTAATTATTTGCATCATTTTTGAACTATAATAATTTCAATGATGTTTCTCATTAAAAATATAAAGTTATGAAAAAATCATTCTTCAGCCTTCTGAATAAAATCAATAAAAAGATTTTACCTAAATTAAGTGATAAAGATCCAGGCTCTCTAACAAAGATCCAAAAAGGCATTTTGGCCTATCGATACTTTGTACTTATTAATTCTATGGATTAGCTGCCTATTATTTTGCATCTCATTACAAACCTGATATTTTTTTATTTATTCCCACATCTATCAGATTGCATGAATATTTTTCATATCCCAACAAATAAAAAACGCTCCAACAAAGTGAAGCGTTTTTTATATTTTTTTCTCACGA is part of the Chryseobacterium paludis genome and encodes:
- a CDS encoding head GIN domain-containing protein, which gives rise to MKKTTLFIFSAFVVLASCNEKHDRKYKEKSDWVSTVTDKDHGPTREKEFKGDFDEIEVSQAIDAQIIKSETERVVISAPENIINEILVDNSGGKLHIHYKPGIRVMNSSNVTAKIYTKDFTKLAANSAGKITVKDKFVQEKTDIEISSAGSITGDLEANDFEISAGSSSSFEGKIWAVDLDVDASSAASISISGKSKNATITSSSGSSISAENVVADNVKAEASSGANVEISVTSKIDANASSGGSIDVHKKGNVTAVNKEESSGGSVNIH
- a CDS encoding M3 family metallopeptidase — its product is MKNISSVLLISALAFNYSCTTMKKTDTQQEIPVPDSSLSSNPFMKKSKLQYEAPEFDKIKNEDFKPAFDFGLKQHDAEIVTIANNSAAPTFENTVVALEKSGEVLKRALTVFSNLTGANTNPTLQALDEEYAPILAAHSDKMYLNDNLYKRIKAIKEGGLDSESKRLLQFYKQNFEIAGANLSAADKEKLKQVNQELASLSTQYSNKLLEARKQGGVFFSDAKELDGLSPDEIEAAATDAKTAGQPGKYLLALQNTTQQPLLQNLKNRATREKLFKASWLRAEKGDANDTRETIEKLAKLRLKKAQILGKKSFAEWKLQDQMAKTPEAATKLMNQIATPAVETARREAKDIQDLIDQQKGGFKVEPWDWTFYAEQVRKAKFDLDENQIKPYFEVTTVLEKGVFYAAEKFYGLTFKKRTDLPTYHPDVVTYEVFDHDGKSIAIYYLDFYTRDSKNGGAWMSNFVEQSYLLGTKPVIVNCYNYQKPAPGKPSLISYDDVSTMFHEFGHSIHGMFASQKYPSLSGTNVPRDFVEFPSQINEHWALDPIILKNYALHYETKQPIPQALVDKIKKAGTFNQGYMTTELVSAAELDMDWHTVTNESQLIPVLDFEKQSLEKHGFNLATVPPRYHTPYFAHIWGGGYSAGYYAYLWSETLDNDAWEWIENNGGLTRENGDRFRKYILSVGNSVDLNQAFRDFTGHDPDIKPLLRNRGFIK
- a CDS encoding YchJ family protein, whose translation is MNCPCCSGKSYEQCCKPYHTGEKHAPTAEALMRSRFSAFAIPNGEYLMETTPPGKRKLHNKKDLQEWCEINEWTKLEIVQTPALNHVEFKAYYTDQDGNPQVHHEFSVFQKMHDRWYYVSGKFLD
- a CDS encoding FKBP-type peptidyl-prolyl cis-trans isomerase; the encoded protein is MTIENNHVVAVSYILHTIEEDGSKILVEETTAENPLTFLHGVGMMIPKFEQNILGLKAGDKAAFTILPEEAYGDRQPDAIAQLPVDMFNESGLPPVGAILPLSDNQGNNFQALVVEVTPEVVIADLNHPMAGKVLDFQVEILNTRPATEEELAHGHPHGIDGTDAH
- a CDS encoding VF530 family protein — its product is MHEKSPDPLHGKRLDAMLEELVEYYEGFEKLGEQINIKCFTDNPSINSSLKFLRKTDWARTKVESLYLFMLRQKKRNETKNRK
- a CDS encoding GIY-YIG nuclease family protein, whose amino-acid sequence is MQSSFVYILLCSDNTYYTGVTENVYKRFEEHQNGKHFDSYTYGRRPLDLVYYCHFMDITQAFTFEKKIKKWSRAKKQALIEDRFNDLPNLAKKNFTK
- a CDS encoding metallophosphoesterase family protein — translated: MKILHTADWHLGKRLDRFSRLEEQVQVMNEIVQIADVQKVDLIIVAGDLFDNFNPRVDAIELFYKTLKRLSLNGKRPVIAISGNHDAPSLIDAPDPLARECGIILIGHPKAKINPFELENFTISNSVEGLIELQLNGLDFPIRILHTPYANEVRLKEYFGENKEEELNKVLAENWKKLADEFCDTNGVNILTAHLYMNKRGTELIEEPEGEKPIKIGAADLIYSDIIPDQIQYTALGHLHSFQNIGTKEKPVVYSSSPLCYSFSEAGQTKYVNIIEAEPNKEVSYERVALKNGKSLIRKTFDSIEKTIEWLLENQDTLVELTLESETFLKADERKRIYQSHNGIVHLIPKVKNQDFNENHLHEINLNQDIQSLFQDYFKSKNNGQQPNEDLMKMFNEILNA